In a genomic window of Micromonospora cremea:
- a CDS encoding phytoene desaturase family protein: MARIVVVGAGVGGLATAARLAATGHQVTVFERADTVGGKLGRYVHDTPAGSFHFDTGPSLLTLPELFHDLFEATGAKLDEYLDLAPLDPIVRHVFPAGGPALDSCADPVEFAARIGAAFGDRAAADWQRLWRRAARVWHASARDILRRTVDSPRDLASLAWRVGDLAAIAPGRTLRGLGRRHLSDPRLRMLLDRYATYTGADPRRAPAALVAVPYAELTFGGWYLRGGLGTLADALLTRCLDLGVVVRTGATVTRIDAAGGRVHGVRLAGVTGPVPADVVVANVDALTVYRDLLPHARRLAGLADRSLAGFVLLLGVSGSTGLAHHNVFFPRDYDAEFDAVFGDPGRGVRARPAADPTVFVTVADDPMARPAGHEAWFVLVNAARQGTAAGAVDWRRPGLADAYADRILAVLAERGVDVRDRLLFREVRTPADLDAATGAPGGSIYGTAGGLLRPANRGPAHGLWLVGGSSHPGGGLPMVTLSAQIVADEIGPAW, encoded by the coding sequence ATGGCGCGGATCGTGGTCGTCGGCGCCGGGGTGGGTGGCCTGGCCACCGCCGCCCGGCTGGCCGCCACCGGGCACCAGGTGACCGTCTTCGAGCGGGCCGACACGGTCGGCGGCAAGCTCGGCCGGTACGTGCACGACACCCCGGCCGGGTCGTTCCACTTCGACACCGGGCCGAGCCTGCTCACCCTGCCCGAGCTCTTCCACGACCTGTTCGAGGCGACCGGGGCCAAGCTCGACGAGTACCTCGACCTGGCCCCGCTGGACCCGATCGTCCGGCACGTCTTCCCCGCCGGTGGCCCGGCACTGGACTCCTGCGCCGACCCGGTGGAGTTCGCCGCCCGGATCGGGGCCGCCTTCGGTGACCGGGCGGCGGCCGACTGGCAACGGCTGTGGCGCCGGGCGGCGCGGGTGTGGCACGCCTCCGCACGGGACATCCTGCGCCGTACCGTCGACTCCCCCCGCGACCTGGCGTCGCTGGCCTGGCGCGTCGGCGACCTCGCCGCCATCGCCCCGGGCCGCACCCTGCGCGGACTGGGCCGCCGGCACCTGTCCGACCCTCGGCTGCGGATGCTGCTGGACCGGTACGCCACCTACACCGGCGCCGACCCCCGCCGGGCGCCGGCGGCCCTGGTGGCGGTCCCCTACGCCGAGCTGACCTTCGGCGGCTGGTACCTGCGCGGCGGGTTGGGCACGCTCGCCGACGCGTTGCTGACGCGCTGCCTGGACCTCGGCGTGGTCGTGCGGACCGGCGCCACGGTGACCCGGATCGACGCCGCCGGCGGCCGGGTGCACGGGGTACGCCTCGCCGGCGTCACCGGGCCGGTGCCCGCCGATGTGGTGGTGGCCAACGTGGACGCACTCACCGTCTACCGCGACCTGCTGCCGCACGCGCGCCGACTGGCCGGGCTGGCCGACCGCAGCCTGGCCGGCTTCGTGCTGCTGCTCGGCGTCTCCGGCAGCACCGGGCTGGCGCACCACAACGTCTTCTTTCCGCGCGACTACGACGCGGAGTTCGACGCGGTCTTCGGCGACCCGGGGCGCGGCGTACGGGCCCGGCCGGCGGCCGACCCGACGGTGTTCGTCACCGTGGCCGACGACCCGATGGCCCGCCCGGCCGGGCACGAGGCGTGGTTCGTGCTGGTCAACGCCGCCCGGCAGGGCACCGCCGCGGGCGCGGTCGACTGGCGACGCCCGGGGCTGGCCGACGCGTACGCCGACCGGATCCTGGCGGTGCTGGCGGAGCGTGGCGTGGACGTCCGCGACCGGCTGCTGTTTCGCGAGGTCCGTACCCCGGCCGACCTGGACGCGGCTACCGGCGCGCCGGGTGGCTCGATCTACGGCACCGCCGGAGGACTGCTCCGCCCGGCCAACCGGGGCCCGGCGCACGGGCTGTGGCTGGTGGGCGGCTCCAGCCACCCCGGCGGTGGACTGCCGATGGTGACCCTCTCCGCGCAGATCGTCGCCGACGAGATCGGCCCCGCCTGGTAG
- a CDS encoding CDP-alcohol phosphatidyltransferase family protein, which yields MVGTQLNWDQYATAWARLHGGFDPRTAAPVVRAWLRFAYHVGYVLGRLRVGPTAVTVAGVLLCFCVPLLVTRPADGPFLGALFVLLASVADSVDGAVAVATGRTTRLGYVYDSVADRLGEVAWLLAFWLVGAPGALVVAGGALSWLHEYTRARAVSAGMREIGAVTVGERPTRVSVALVGLLVAGLAGLIEPDLAAGTITMATAVWVLLAGFGLGQLLSTVRRALLDVG from the coding sequence GTGGTGGGCACACAGCTGAACTGGGACCAGTACGCCACGGCGTGGGCACGGTTGCACGGCGGGTTCGACCCCCGGACGGCCGCGCCGGTGGTGCGCGCCTGGCTGCGGTTCGCGTACCACGTCGGGTACGTGCTGGGCCGGCTGCGGGTCGGCCCCACGGCGGTCACCGTGGCCGGGGTGCTGCTCTGCTTCTGCGTACCGCTGCTGGTGACCCGGCCGGCGGACGGGCCGTTTCTCGGCGCGCTGTTCGTGCTGCTCGCCTCGGTGGCGGACAGCGTGGACGGGGCGGTGGCGGTGGCCACCGGCCGCACCACCCGGCTCGGCTACGTCTACGACTCGGTCGCCGACCGGCTCGGTGAGGTGGCCTGGCTGCTGGCGTTCTGGCTGGTCGGCGCGCCGGGTGCGCTGGTGGTCGCGGGCGGCGCGCTGTCCTGGCTGCACGAGTACACCCGGGCCCGAGCGGTCTCCGCCGGCATGCGCGAGATCGGCGCGGTGACCGTGGGCGAACGCCCCACCCGGGTCTCGGTGGCGCTGGTCGGGTTGCTGGTCGCCGGGCTGGCCGGGCTGATCGAGCCGGATCTCGCCGCCGGCACCATCACCATGGCGACCGCGGTGTGGGTGCTGCTGGCCGGCTTCGGTCTGGGGCAGCTGCTCTCCACCGTCCGCCGCGCGCTGCTCGACGTCGGCTGA